Genomic segment of Oncorhynchus tshawytscha isolate Ot180627B linkage group LG28, Otsh_v2.0, whole genome shotgun sequence:
ctctcgtgtttgtgtgggcgtggtttccaatctcggcctgattgtctgtgccagctggaatcacttatcttccctttatatgttctgtaaccagtgtttcttgttgtcagatcgttgttacttctctgaggttgtgtcgtgtgtctgtgctcatctctcaccgcccttgtgtggattatctgctgtgcttcctcctacccatccggacacactccctggatttctcagcacgctatcttaggaagatgcgccctagtccctgggtcggattccgtctgagtacagtctgtctgtcctgttgctgctgtaaactgtatttattaaaccatcgttgcttgcatcttgcatccgcctctgtattgttacagaacgatctgaccagaccatggatgcagcgagttcaacgagtctgaccgaattcatttcccgcagtatcacgagaatggatcaacaagagGAGAACATCTCCAGCACAGGTCGGGCAGTACAAGCCCTTGCGACGCAGGTATCCCAGCTGACCCAACAATTACAACATCTGAGGGGTCTCGATGCGCCACCTACACCGGCAGTTCAACCCGCCCCGCCAGAACCGGATTCCCAGCTAGAGCCACGGCTACCGACACCAGAGGGTTATTCAGGTGATCCTGACTATTGCAGAGCTTTTCTTACGAGATGTTCCATGCAATTCTCGTTGCAGCCACGGACCTTCAACCGTGAACAGTCTAAGGTAGCCTTCGTACTCACACTGCTATCAGGCAAAGCGGCTCTTTGGGGAACGGCGGTGTGGGCGAACCAGGACCCATGCTGCACCTCTTTCCAGACACTCTCCGAGGAGATGAGAAGGGTCTTCGATCGGGCCGTGGCGGGTAGGGAGGCGGCCAGACTACTCGCTGACCTTCGCCAAGGAGACAGTTCAGTATCGGAATACTCCATCCAATTCCGCACTCTGGCCGCAGAGTGTCAGTGGAACGAGGAGGCGCAGTGGGACATGTTCCTGCATGGGCTGAAGGACCGGATCCAGAAGGAGATTTATGttctggaccttcccaggaatttAAATGGACTAGTGGAACTAGCCTTGAGGGTCGACGCTCGTCTGAATCTTATTGGCCGCCGAGCATGCCCTAACAGACCGTATAACGACACGGAGGGCTGGCATGCCAGCGGCGGGAACACGGCCAGTTCAGCATCCGCTCACGAACCCATGCAGCTGGGGAGAGCTCGGCTCtcccgggaagagagggagaggcggagatcccaaggactctgtctctactgtggtagaGCGGGCCACTTTATCCACTCCTGCCCGGTAAAAGATCAGGCCAGGTAGTAAGCATGAGGCTACTATCGGGTGGTGTCACCACAGAGAAGACCTCATCATCTACTCTCCTCCCGGTAAGACTAAGATGGGCCACCCACACACACGACACCCAAGCCTTACTGGACTCAGGAGCAGAGGGTAATTTCATGGACTTCAAGCTCGCTCACAAACTCCAGATTCCCATCACCTCACTCTCGCACAAGATATCCGTCAACGCTCTCAATGGTCAAGAACTCCCCAACATTTCTCACACCACTGAACCTATCACACTCATCACTTCTGGCAATCACACTGAGACACTATCATTTCTACTCATGGACTCACCCCTTGCACCATTAGTTCTCGGCCACCCTTGGCtcacccaacacaaccccagagttgactggggtcataactctatatccatgtggagtaacaagtgccttgagtcctgtttggtgtctgcttgtttgtctgtgtctgattctgtgtttctagaggaggcagtggagttgtctaacgtgcccgttgaatacctcgacctgaaggaggtgttcagtaagtcccgtgctgcttctcttcctccgcATCGTCCCTATGACTGTGCAATAGAATTATTGCCAGGTGAGTCTCCGCCTAAAGGCAAGTTATATTCACTCTCTGTTCCTGAGAGGGAGGCTATGGAGAGATACATCTCCGGTTCTCTGGCATCTGGATTCAttcgtccttcctcttctccagcggggcggggttcttctttgtggggaaGAAGGACGGTTCTCTGCGTCCTTGCATTGATTACCGTGGGTTGAATAACATCACAGTGAAGAATACCTATCCCTTACCGTTGATGTCCTCAGCCTTTGAAAGGTTACAGGGAGCATCCGTGTTCACTAAGTTGGATTTACGGAATGCATATCATTTGGTTCGCATAAGGGGGGCGAATGGAAGACCGCGTATAACACCCCCAGAGGGCACTTCGAATATTTGGTCATGCCTTTTGGGCTATCCAACTCCCCAGCGGTTTTCCAGGCACTCGTCAATGACGTGCTGAGAGATATGATTGATCAGTTCATATATGTTTACCTGGATGACATactgattttttcttcttctctccaggaacacgtTCAGCACGTCAGACGAGTACTTCAGAGGTTGTTGGAGAATGGACTTTTTGTCAAGGCGGAGAAATGCATTTTTCATGCACAATCCGTTCCATTCCTAGGTTACATCGTCTCGACTGAAGGTATTCGCATGGATCCTGACAAGGTTAAGGCTGTGGTGGATTGGCCAAGCCCAGATTCccgtaaggccctacagaggtttCTGGGATTCGCCAATTTCTACCGGCGTTTCGTTCGCAACTTTAGCCAGATACTCGCTCCTCTTACTGCCTTAACCTCCCCCAAAGTGACGTTCAGGTGGTCCGATACAGCCGAGGCTGCATTCGCCAAACTCAAGAGCCGCTTTGTTTCGGCTCCCATCCTCATAGCTCCCGATCCCTcacgtcagttcgtggtggaggtggacgcttcagaggtgggggtaggtgcggtactttcccaacgttcctcttctgacgacaagatgcacccttgcgcgttcctttcccatcggttatcacctgcggaacgcaactacgacattggcaacagagagttgttggcagtgaagttagcactggaggagtggcgccattggttagagggttcggggtaccttttatagtttggaccgatcacaaaaatttagaatatatcagaaccgccaagcgactcaactccaggcaggcgcggtgggcactcttttcggacgttttgacttctctctctcgtatCGCCCGGGTTCCAAGAATGTCAAACCCGATTCTCTTTCTCGCATTTTTGACCATTCCGAACGCCCATCCACTCCCGAGTGCATCCTACCCGGGACCCTAGTGGTCTCCACACTCACATGGGAGGTTGAATCGAGGGTCAAAACGGCCTTAGAAGGGGTAACGCCTCCGCCCGGTTGCCCGCCTAATCGGTTGTTTGTGCCGGAGGGGTGTCGGTCCGATGTTATTCGGTGGGGGCATTGCTCCAACGTAGCGTGTCATCCAGGAGTCAGCCGCACTAGCTTTTGGTTAagcaacgcttttggtggccactgatggctcgtgacattcacagttttgtcttggcttgctcggtttgtgccactgggaagacttctaatcgacccccagatgggttactccaaccgctgtcggtcccttcgagaccctggtcccacatcgtgctagattttgttaccgccctcccgccctcccagggcaagacggttgttttgaccgtggtggaccggttctcgaaggcggctcattttattcccttgcctaaaTTACCATCTGCCAAGGAGACAGCGGTAACTGTCGTGGATCACGTCTTTCGCTTACATGGCCTGCCGATGGACGTAGTTTCTGACAGGGGGCCCCAATTTGTGTCCAAGTTTTGGCAACAGTTTTGTAGGTTACTGGGAGCGAGTGTCAGCCTGTCTTCAGGGTTTCATCCCCAGAGCAACGGTCAAACGGAGAGGGCCAACCAAGATTTGGAGAGAGTGTTGCGATGTTTGGTTTCTAAGAATCCCTCTTCCTGGAGTCAACAACTCTCTATGGTTGAGTACGCTCACAATTCGTTGCCAGTGGCAGCCACGGGTCTCTCTCCGTTTGAGTGTAGTTTAGGTTACCAGCCACCTATCTTTCCCAGTACGGAGTCCGAGGTCACTGTTCCCTCCGCTCACGCTTTCATCCAGAGGTGCCGTCACGCATGGAGCAGAGCCCGTGAGACTCTTCTCCGGGTGGGGCGTGCACCAAGGCTAAGGCCGATCGCCACCGGTCGAAGCCTCCAGTATACGTCGTTGGCCAAAGAGTGTGGCTTTCTACTAAGAACATTCCACTCCGATCCGTTTCGAACAAGCTTGCCCCCAAATTTATCGGCCCGTTCAAAGTCACCAGGATCATTAGTCCGGTGGCGGTCCGGCTCAAGCTTCCTCCGGCGTATAGGAGAATTCATCCTACCTTTCATGTGTCTAAAATaaaacctgtgtttcaggcaCGTATTAACCCGCCGGTCCTGGTTCCCCCGCCGCCACGACTTGTTGATGGGGAACCCACCTTTTCTGTCAATTGTATTTTGGACTCTAGAAGGAGGGGACgcggattccagtacctggtggactgggagggttacggccCAGAGGAGAGAAGTTGGGTACCTGCTAGGGACATTCTGGATCACTCCCTTATCGATGATTTCAATCGACAGGTAAATTCGCCTGGGAACGCCAAGAGGCGTTCctagggggggggggtattgtcacggttcatgaatccactgcctccctctctctttctctctctctctctctctttctctctctctctctctctctctctctctctctctctcccgtgtttgtgtgggcgtggttcccaatctcggcctgattgtctgtgccagctggaatcacttatcttccctgtatatgttctgtaaccagtgtttcttgttgtcagatcgttgttacttctctgaggttgtgtcgtgtgtctgtgctcatctctcaccgcccttgtgtggattatctgctgtgcttcctcctacccatccggacacactcccctggatttctcagcacgctatcttaggaagatgcgccctagtccctgggtcggattccgtctgagtacagtctgtctgtcctgttgctgctgtaaactgtatttattaaaccatcgttgcttgcatcttgcatccgcctctgtattgttacagattgggtgggctatttacagatggactatgtacagctgcagcgatcggttagctgctcagatagctgatgtttaaaaatagagagggaaatataagtctccagcttcagcgatttttgcaatttgttcaagtcattggcagcagagagagaactggaaggaaaggcgaccaaaggaggtgttggctttggggatgaccagtgagatatacctgctggagcgcgttctacgggtgggtgttgttatcgtgaccagtgagctgagataaggcagagtttAATCTAGCATCgatttacagatgacctggagccagtgaatctggcgatgaatatgtagcgagggccagtcgactagagcatacaggtcgcagtggtgggtggtataaggagctttggtaacaaaacggatggcactgtgatagactgcaccagtttgctgagtagagtgttggaggctattttgacatcactgaagtcgaggatcggtaggatagtcagttttacgagggtatgtttggcggcgtgagtgaaggaggctttgttgcgaaataggaagccaattctagatttaattttggattggagatgtttaatatgagtctggaaggagactttacagtctagccagacacctaggtatttgtagttgtccacatattctaagttagaaccGTTAATTGGGTCGGCACCAGaggagactgctgaggggaggacagcccATAATAATGGCCCGGAACAgaatgaatggaatggcatcaaacccatggaaaccatggaaaccatgtgtttgatgtatttggtaccattccactgattccgctccagccattaccacaagcccgtcctccccagttaaggtgccaccaacctgtgGTCTGCACTTATCCAATGTGCACCTCATTAGGACCCAACTGTATTGACTTCAATTACATGCATCCAAGGAAAGAGTCTTGGCTTTGTCCCAATTCTCTACCATTTTCCCAAAATGTGCACTTGCACACTCCCCATCATGGATTGAACAATGGTAGAAACTCCATCCAGCCAATacttacaccaatccaatgctttaatCCATGGCAGTGTGTAAGTACACACTTTGGAATGGCAAGATATTTTAGGGTCACAACCATGTATTTATAGACaagagggaaaaggaggaggtacCCTATTCATTTTGAGGAGGACACATGGTCTCCCCTCAGCGTAACCGAAGGTGGAGTCGGACAGGCCGGAGCAACGGCTCAGAGAGCTCCTCTTGAACTGACAGGCCTTCCTCTGCTCGCCCACCTCTCCCTCTTGCTCAAAGTAGACCCCTGCCGTGCACGCCTCATTCCTCTCCTGCTCCGTGTCATTGTACTCTGAGAAAAGACAATAACGACAGATTTGTTTTAATTTCTCTCGACAACCCAGACAGCAAAGTGCTTAATTTGACACATTTTGTTTGTTCATGCACAGATGATTGACAGTCAAACATTTTGATGTTTGTTCCTCGACTGCTGCTAGGTTGTTGAGATGAATAAGACATTGGCTACAAGAGAAACTATTTGGTACGTGTAATTGTTAACGTATCATTTCATGCTAGTTTTAACCATCCTCCTATGCTTTGAGACattgtttctctgtatctcttaTTGAAAAGAACATTtacaattgagagagagagagacagagagagaaaaagagagaaagagagagagagagaaagagagaaagagagagaaagcaagagaaagagaaagagagagagagagagagagagaaagagtgagagagagcgagagaaagagagagagagagagaggcagagagagagagagagaatgaaggtgagttatagagagagcgagagagcgagagagcgacaaaagtgtgagagagagagagagagagagagagagaatgaaggtgagttagagagagagagagaaggggcacaGATTTTGCAAGGAGACAAGATAAAAGACTAAAACTCACGTTGCAGGTAAGACTCTAAGGTCTGGACATACGTGCTGAACTGGAGAGGTTGTGATCTGTTAAACAGCATGTCCAATTGCTTTGGCCGGATGACCAACCCTAAGGGACAGGGGGTACAGTATGAGATCACAACTTCCTTCAGGGTCATCAAAACTACATGGTGAAACATAGTTAAATCCACTAAAACAGAAATCAGGGTCACCAATGTTGTGTGGTAAACCCATTAACACTTCCTTTGAAATATACCTTCATAAGGCCTTCATAACACATTCACATCATACATACTACattcataacatacataacacatttgTAACCCATACATACCACattcataacatacataacacatgtgtaacccatacataacacattcataacatacataacacatttgTAACCCATACATACTACATTCATAACCATACATACCACATTCATAACCATACATACCACattcataacatacataacacatttgtaacccatacataacacattcataacatacataacacattcataacccattcAAACACATGCATAACATACATACCACATTCAtaaccatacataacacattcattactcatacaaacacattcataacccatatataCCACATTCATTACATACATACCACATTCAtaaccatacataacacattcataatccATACATACCACAatcataacccatacataccacattcataaccatacataacacattcataatccATACATACCACAatcataacccatacataccaCATTcctaacacattcataacctgtacataacacattcataactatACATACCACATTCATAACCTGTAAATtacacattcataacccatacataccaCATTCATAACCTATACATACCACATTCATAACCATACATACCACATTCATAACCTATACATAACCCGTTCATAACATATTCATAGGTAGCCTTTAAATAAAGTGTATAAAGAGTTTGGCCATTACCATGACAGTTCATACCAGAAATCTCATTATTCAACAGCAGCCGTATAGTATAGTGCCTACTGGGCAATATTGACCAATAGTAGTCCACAGGTTTCTCAGGTTTTAAAAAGTTGACTACCTGTCCCGAACCGACAGAATTTGGGCTCAAAATCAACTAAATTCAGCACTTCTTGGATATTAGTTTTCCCTCAGAATGACCCTGTGCTTTAaaaatggttgattgatttattggttggttggttggttgattggttggttgatttattggttggttgattgatttattggttggttggttgattgattgattgattggttgattgatttattggttggttgatttatttatttattggttgattgatttattggttggttgattgattgattgattggttgattgaataAATCATTTAAACTGTGGTGCTACTTACCTGGGTGTGGCACCCGGTCGCGGTACTTTGGCACATAGTCGTCTAGCGTCAGCAGCATGACCCAAATGGTGAGGACGAACATCCCAGCCAGGAACGCATAGAACACCAAGTAGAACAGGAGGATGAGgcctggggggagagagggggggggggagagagaagagattagCACGACTCCAGACTGTGTTAGCCCTCAGAGCTAAAATCTAGGTCTACAAAAATCTGATCAGGGTCGTTTGGTGAACTGCCTCTGGCATATTggcttattaatgtgttttagtcattcatccttattaatgtgttttacatcattcatccttattaatgtgttttagtcattcatccttattaatgtgttttacatcattcatccttattaatgtgttttagtcattcatccttattaatgtgttttagtcattcatccttattaatgtgttttagtcattcatccttattaatgtgttttagtcattcatccttattaatgtgttttagtcattcatccttattaatatgttttacatcattcatccttattgatgtgttttacatcattcatccttattaatgtgttttagtcattcatccttattaatgtgttttaatcattcatccttattaatgtgttttacatcattcatccttattaatgtgttttagtcattcatccttattaatgtgttttagtcattcatccttattaatgtgttttagtcattcatccttattaatgtgttttagtcattcatccttattaatgtgttttagtcattcatccttattaatatgttttacatcattcatcctaattaatgtgttttagtcattcatcctaattaatgtgtgttagtcattcatccttattaatgtgttttagtcattcatcctaattaatgggtttttacatcattcatccttattaatgtgttttacatcattcatccttattaatgtgttttagtcattcatccttattaatgtgttttagtaattcatccttattaatgtgttttatataattcatccttattaatgtgttttagtcattcatccttattaatgtgttttagtcattcatccttattaatgtgttttacatcattcatccttattaatgtgttttagtcattcatccttattcatgtgttttagtcattcatccttattcatgtgttttagtcattcatccttattcatgtgttttagtcattcatccttattaatgtgttttagtcattcatccttattaatgtgttttagtcattcatccttattaatgtgttttagtcattcatcctgattaatgtgttttatatcattcatccttattaatgtgttttagtcattcatccttattaatgtgttttacatcattcatccttattaatgtgttttagtcattcatccttattaatgtgttttacatcattcatccttattcatgtgttttagtcattcatccttattaatgtgttttagtcattcatccttattaatgtgttttagtcattcatccttattaatgtgttttagtcattcatcctgattaatgtgttttatatcattcatccttattaatgtgttttagtcattcatccttattaatgtgtttaacatcattcatccttattaatgtgttttacatcattcatccttattaatgtgttttagtcattcatccttattaatgtgttttagtcattcatccttattaatgtgttttagtcattcatccttattaatgtgttttagtcattcatcctgattaatgtgttttatatcattcatccttattaatgtgttttagtcattcatccttattaatgtgttttacatcattcatccttattaatgtgttttagtcattcatccttattaatgtgttttagtcattcatccttattaatgtgttttagtcattcatccttattaatgtgttttagtcattcatccttattaatgtgtttgacatcattcatccttattaatatgttttacatcattcatccttattgatgtgttttacatcattcatccttattaatgtgttttagtcattcatccttattaatatgttttacatcattcatccttattaatgtgttttagtcattcatccatattaatgtgttttagtcattcatccttattaatgtgttttacatcattcatccttattaatgtgttttagtcattcatccttattaatgtgttttagtcattcatccttattaatgtgttttagtcattcatccttattaatgtgttttacatcattcatccttattaatgtgttttagtcattcatccttattaatgtgttttagtcattcatccttattaatgtgttttatataattCATCCCTatgaatgtgttttagtcattcatccttattaatgtgttttagtcattcatccttattaatgtgttttagtcattcatccttattaatgtgtttgacatcattcatccttattaatatgTTTTACGTCATTCATCCTTATtgatgtgttttagtcattcatccttattaatgtgttttagtcattcattttaagtcattcatccttattaatgtgttttagtcattcatccttattaatgtgttttacatcattcatccttattaatgtgtgttcgtcattcatccttattaatgtgttttagtcattcatccttattaatgtgttttacatcattcatccttattaatgtgttttagtcattcatccttattaatgtgttttagtcattcatccttattaatgtgttttacatcattcatccttattcatgtgttttagtcattcatccttattcatgtgttttagtcattcatccttattaatgtgttttagtcattcatccttattcatgtgttttagtcattcatccttattaatgtgttttagtcattcatccttattaatgtgttttagtcattcatcctaattaatgtgtttagtcattcatccttattaatgtgttttagtcattcatcctaattaatgggttttacatcattcatccttattaatgtgttttacatcattcatccttattaatgtgtttgacgtcattcatccttattaatatgTTTTACGTCATTCATCCTTATtgatgtgttttagtcattcatccttattaatgtgttttagtcattcatccttattaatatgttttacatcattcatccttattaatgtgttttagtcattcatccttattaatgtgttttagtcattcatccttattaatgtgttttagtcattcatccttattaatgtgttttacatcattcatccttattaatgtgttttagtcattcatccttattaatgtgttttagtcattcatccttattaatgtgttttatataattcatccttattaatgtatTTTAGTCATTcctccttattaatgtgttttagtcattcatccttattaatgtgttttagtcattcatcctaattaatgtgttttacatcattcatcctaattaatgtgttttagtcattcatccttattaatatgTGTTACctcattcatcctaattaatgtgttttagtcattcatcctaattaatgtgtgttcgtcattcatccttattaatgtgttttagtcattcatccttattaatgtgttttacatcattcatcctcattaatgtgttttagtcattcatccttattaatgtgttttagtcattcatccttatgaatgtgttttacatcattcatccttattaatgtgttttagtcattcatccttattaatgtgttttagtcattcatccttattaatgtgttttacatcattcatccttattcatgtgttttagtcattcatccttattcatgtgttttagtcattcatccttattcatgtgttttagtcattcatccttattcatgtgttttagtcattcatccttattaatatgttttacatcattcatcctaattaatgtgttttagtcattcatcctaattaatgtgttttagtcattcatccttattaatgtgttttagtcattcatcctaattaatgtgttttacatcattcatccttattaatgtgttttacatcattcatccttattaatgtgttttagtcattcatccttttaatgtgttttagtcattcatccttattaatgtgttttatataattcatccttattaatgtgttttagtcattcatcctaattaatgggtttttacatcattcatccttattaatgtgttttacatcattcatccttattaatgtgttttagtcattcatccttattaatgtgttttagtcattcatccttattaatgtgttttagtcattcatccttattcatgtgttttagtcattcatccttattaatgtgttttagtcattcatccttattaatgtgttttagtcattcatccttattaatgtgttttatataattCATCCCTatgaatgtgttttagtcattcatccttattaatgtgttttagtcattcatccttattaatgtgttt
This window contains:
- the LOC112227219 gene encoding sodium/potassium-transporting ATPase subunit beta-3 gives rise to the protein MASNEVKPTAKEDENAGNWKDSIFNPRTGEFCGRTAKSWGLILLFYLVFYAFLAGMFVLTIWVMLLTLDDYVPKYRDRVPHPGLVIRPKQLDMLFNRSQPLQFSTYVQTLESYLQQYNDTEQERNEACTAGVYFEQEGEVGEQRKACQFKRSSLSRCSGLSDSTFGYAEGRPCVLLKMNRIIGLKPRGDPYVNCTAKRDNPIQMQYFPSEGHFDKMYFPYYGNKLHERYVQPVVAVKLLLNKEDYNTELTIECRIEGSDLRNNDDRDKFLGRVTFRITVKE